Part of the Vigna angularis cultivar LongXiaoDou No.4 chromosome 1, ASM1680809v1, whole genome shotgun sequence genome, TAAAATCATCATTTTGAATTCTGGTCCGTACGACATGGACACTGTTTAAACCATTGGTAAATTACCATTTTCCTCCATTTTTGTCCTGAAGAAGAAAGATTCGTAAATTAACATTCTCTCCCTCCATTGGCTATAATAGCAAGCTTAATTTTTAAGCATATTTCTGGAGTTTGTTCCCTTTTCCTTGTTTGGGGTTTTCTTGgaaaaaagagataaagaagTAATTAGGTATAATataatcaaagtaaaaaaagaagacAGTAATATAGGAAGGAGAAGGGGTAGGGTTcaggaaagaaagaagatatgagaaaaaaagaaagaggagAAACGTAAGATAGTGAAATCCGTGAGAGATGGGTGGGGGTGTAGCTGCCCAGAAAAATAAATGAGTAGAAATaggatttttaaattaattaaaaaattctagatggtaaaagtaaaatgattttaaccTAAGGAtacaattgaaattaaaagaacTCGAGGAGGTGAAGGAAGCatggtgtggtggtggagggagcaacacctaaaatgtatgaataaggtcctcttcgttaagttgacagcaacAACGTTAAGTTCATGTTGATGTGaccgtactttttctcttctctcttttgctgtccaacttttttttctcttgttcagTTTTTTCTTTGGTGATTTATTGAACTTGTTAtttctttgtggaccttattcatatattttcataacataaaagactcaatgtttttatttttaaaactaagtagaaattcacctcttagaGGACGAAATAAgtatttaaacctaaaaaatataattaagtaaaaaaaacaatgagATTAATAGAAACATAATTCAAAGGGacgttaaaaaaaaactataaatttcaACTAAAAAGAAACTATGTTAACATTGACTAGAAACAACAGTTTTGATTGAAAAAATTGTGATAATTGATAATCTAAAAATAACTCTGACTTAtgccaaataaaaaatattcagaataataataatgaatatgtaatttattattttaataatataataaaaaaaaccttGACTAACATTTTatcacattaattaaatatcactgatgaatatgtaatttatattagtCAACGCAATAACTTGgcattcagaaaaaaaatgtcaatctaacattaactaaaaattaaaattttttgatgtcaaaaaacatatttttgaacatgaaatattaaaatatcaatgaCCCTTTTTAACTGAAAAATTAGGTATGATATTAAGAAGATAGTTTGAAATAAGAGTCATAATAAATACAACAGACAGGAAAATATAAGACCGTTTagcaaactttaaaaatatataagctggacctaaaattacaaatttaactatctaaatttaaattggACCGTCACGGGTTATAGTGACGGTCAAGTAAATCGATCCAATTGACTGGATCAGCTATAAATACAAAcatactatattatttttactttatttaaacaCTCTGCTTGGTTTGGTTTCATTTTGCGATATCACCTCTTTTCGGTTGTGCTAGGGTTTTATTTGTCTCCGCATAAAGAAAACTAGGGTTTGTGTGTGAGGTAGGAATGGGCAGGTATCGAAGCCGGAGCAGAAGCTATAGTCCTCGGCGACGCAGCAGAACCCCGCCGCCACCTCCGTCACGTGGTCGCAAGCGCCATGTCGACGAACGCTACGGTGACAGCAGGTCGTACAGGGACCGCCGCTCACCTCTTCCTTCTGGTTTACTCGTTCGCAATCTTCCCCTCGATGCCAGGTCCTTTCCTTGCAatcttaatgtttttttttcaacttattCGTTACTCCCACTACATACCACTTATTTAATGGCTCTTTATGTATCAAATTCATCCATATCTATAATCCTTAATCTATAATCGTAATATATAAATCTAATACCAAATGTCTGTATACACATTGTTTGGCATGATTCACATTGATTGcacattttattttcactttatcTTTAAGAACGTGAATTTTTAGATTGGGTGTCCATAAAGGAAATTGTACACTTCCCACTGGTGAAAAGATATTCATCGGGTTCTTTTTctggtaaatttttttatatgaaagtCATTTATGATACAGGGAGGGGAAAATGTTCGAGTGGACATTATATTCAAATCGCGGATTTCATAACTATTTCATAACCTTATGTTGCAATTATACAATCAAAGTTTGAAAGTCAGGGATTCCAGAAATTGAACTGAAGTTTTATTGTTTGTGTTGCAGGCCTGAGGATCTTAGGATCCCTTTTGAGCGCTATGGTCCTGTGAAGGATGTTTATCTACCAAAAAATTACTACACTGGGTATTTTTGCTTTACCATAAAATATAATCTGCTTTTGCTTGGCTTGTTACTCAATTGTTTGATACACATTTCTTTATCAGGGTATGTTTGGATGGGCTTTTCCATAAGCTCCTCACATGAGggataaataagaaaataattgaaattaactATTCTATTGGCTAAAATCTGCTTGTGCATGAGTTAATTTGTAGAAGCTCTCGTATAgattcttttatctttattcttAGCTTATGCCTGAGTTAAATTTTGCTTATGTAGGGGTCAAATTCAttccttttcttcttattttactttcctagaaTGGCTTATGTAGATAATTTTCCAATAGACCTGTAAATTTTTGCATTGTTTTTGAAACATTGATGTTCAATTGGACTTTGCAGTGAACCACGGGGCTTTGGATTTGTGAAATATCGATATGGTGAAGATGCAGCTGAGGCAAAACAACATCTTAATCATACTATCATTGGTGGACGTGAAATAAGAATTGTTTTTGCTGAGGAAAACAGGAAAACTCCTCAAGAAATGCGTCTTAGTTCTCGAGGAAGGTGTGGCCACATTTTGATTTGCTAATTTATTTCACTGTTGtaattgtgaaaatatttttcaatggACTTCTTTATAATgtttattaacatttattttgtgtttctgttGTAAGTTCTCGACATGGGGGTGGTAGAAGGAGAAAT contains:
- the LOC108321947 gene encoding serine/arginine-rich SC35-like splicing factor SCL28, which produces MGRYRSRSRSYSPRRRSRTPPPPPSRGRKRHVDERYGDSRSYRDRRSPLPSGLLVRNLPLDARPEDLRIPFERYGPVKDVYLPKNYYTGEPRGFGFVKYRYGEDAAEAKQHLNHTIIGGREIRIVFAEENRKTPQEMRLSSRGSSRHGGGRRRNRSRSPQRRHRSYSRSPSPARDDSRDDRGRDDYYSPERSRSYSRSLSPSGGKDYRKSPRENGRSPGDKKAQTPSRSQSPRGNDRSPSRSRSRSYSPR